From Actinomycetota bacterium:
GAAGCGAAGCTCAGATGCCCGGGGGGGGTGCCAGTCCTGTGTCGCTATAACCATGTTTCCGAACCGCTGAATAAGCGCGTTTGCCACCGGCACCACTTCATCGGCACGCGGAACAGCAAGAGCGCCAGAGCTCATAAAGTCGTTTTGGATGTCCACCAACACAAGTGCGTCCATCGGCGATACCTCCTGTTACAGATATTCCCAGCCGCCCGCAAAAAGCCGAGCAAGCAGTTTCATCTCTTTTGGTCCGGGTCGCTCCTGTGCAGCATAATAAGATCTTTTCTCCGCTCGTATAATGAGCTCTCCAGTCCCACTGGATATCCTTGCGGGTTCAAGAAGCGCTTGATAGCAGGGTCCAGCGCGTCGACCTCCGATATAGCCCGGCTCCTGATGCTCTCAAGCGGCTCTTGCGGCTCTGTTCTCCCGCCCCCACGCAGGACAGGGCGGAGGATGTCAGTGTACCCTTGCTTCGCGTCGAAACACTTGCGCCTCGTAACATCTAGAGGGTCGATCATGCACGCCTCGGCAGAAGGCGGCGCGTGGAGGTCATACACCATGTCGCCGGCGATTCCATCTTCCGAAAAATAACGCCGTACACCAAGGATGCCAGGGATGGTGACCTTCGCCGTCTGCTCCGATATCTTGATGCGCGGCACCCACTCGCCACCCCTGCGCCTGACCGCCGAAAGCTTGTATACGCCGCTTATCGCGGGCTGATCGAATGCGGTCACGAGCTTGGTGCCCACGCCCCAAATATCGACAGCCGCGCCTTGATTTTTCAAGCTGGTGATCACATGTTCGTCCAGCTCATTGCTGGCAACGATCTTCGCCGAGGGGAAACCGCCTTCATCCAGAATCTTCCTTGCCTCCACGGAAAGATACGCCAAATCTCCGGAGTCTATACGGATACCCGCCATCTCTTGACCGCGTAGCCGCATGCGTTTGGCGACATCGACGGCCCTTCGAACTCCTCGCAAGGTGTCATAGGTGTCAACCAGGAATGTGCAGTTGCCTGGCATGGTCCGCGCGAACGCCTCGAAAGCCTCCTCCTCTTCGTCGAAGGCGACAACCCAACTGTGAGCATGAGTTCCTGCAGCAGGTATGCCGAAAAATCTCGATGCAAGTGTGTTGGAGGTAGCTACGCACCCTCCGACGTACGCTGCCCGGCTCGCCGAAAGCGCACCGTCAGGTCCCTGGGCTCGGCGAAGTCCGAACTCCACGACCGGGTCTTTTCCGGCGGCAAGACAGACCCTTGATGCCTTGGTCGCGACAAGCGACTGGAAGTTGAGTGTGTTTAGAGTCGCGCTTTCAACCAGCTGGCAATCGGCGATGGGGCCGGTCACTTTGAGAACCGGCTCTCCCGGAAATACAACGGTGCCTTCGGCAACAGCGTCCACGTCGCCTTTGAATCTAAATTCCCGAAAGCGCTTCAGGCAGCCCGCATCGAATAGCGGTGCGCCATCTGAACCTGTCATTCCGGCGAGATGTTCGATGTCAGAGTCGCTGAACCTGAGTCTTTCCAGGTGATCGAGAACCTGCTCCAAGCCGCAAAAGAGCGTAAACCCGCCGCCAAACGGATTTTCCCTGAAAGAAACGTAAAACGAGGCCTCCATCTCACTTGCCGAGGTAAGCCAATACCCCTGAGCCATGCTCAGCTGGTACATGTCTGCGAGAAGTCCGGAGTGGCCGCCTGCCGCACTGTGCATCACTTGGGTCTCCTCAGCTCTAAACGCCGCTAATCAGATTAATGAGAATCTTATTCGATATTGGCTGCGATTTGGGCCAATTAGGGGTATAGTTTCAACGGTTCTTCTTTCAAAATTTGTGCACCGACGGATCGGGGGAACATGAATCGATTGAACGCTTCCGAACAAAGCGCCATCTCCAATGCCGGGACAACAGACTCGGCTGCTGGTAACAGAGCACGCAACGGAGATAGGGCAGTGGATGTGGTAACCGCCCACTATGCCGCCGAGGAGCACAGATTCAGGCAGGAGAGATTCGCGCAAGCATTGAGGAGAGCGTCCTCGACCAAAGGAAGCTCGTGACCGAGGAGTCAGAGCAACCGACTCAAAACCGACTTGCCGAGCAACGATCAGCTCATCTAGCTGCACACTCGACAGACCTGGTCAACTGGCGCCCGTGGGATAGCCGGGCCTTCAAGCGGGCTGCCAAACTGGGTCGGCCGATCTTTC
This genomic window contains:
- a CDS encoding nicotinate phosphoribosyltransferase; amino-acid sequence: MHSAAGGHSGLLADMYQLSMAQGYWLTSASEMEASFYVSFRENPFGGGFTLFCGLEQVLDHLERLRFSDSDIEHLAGMTGSDGAPLFDAGCLKRFREFRFKGDVDAVAEGTVVFPGEPVLKVTGPIADCQLVESATLNTLNFQSLVATKASRVCLAAGKDPVVEFGLRRAQGPDGALSASRAAYVGGCVATSNTLASRFFGIPAAGTHAHSWVVAFDEEEEAFEAFARTMPGNCTFLVDTYDTLRGVRRAVDVAKRMRLRGQEMAGIRIDSGDLAYLSVEARKILDEGGFPSAKIVASNELDEHVITSLKNQGAAVDIWGVGTKLVTAFDQPAISGVYKLSAVRRRGGEWVPRIKISEQTAKVTIPGILGVRRYFSEDGIAGDMVYDLHAPPSAEACMIDPLDVTRRKCFDAKQGYTDILRPVLRGGGRTEPQEPLESIRSRAISEVDALDPAIKRFLNPQGYPVGLESSLYERRKDLIMLHRSDPDQKR